In the genome of Streptomyces sp. NBC_00433, the window ACCGGCGTCGTCGTCACCGCATCCGAGCAGAAGTCGCTCGGACTGTTCCTGCCCGGCTTCATCGCGCTGTTCGTGCTCAGCGGCCTCGGCAACGGGTCCACGTACAAGATGATCCCCGGCATCTTCCACAAGAAGGCCGAGGCCAGGGGTCTCACCGGGGAGGGCGCGGCCGCCTACGGGCGGCGGCTGTCCGGCGCGTCCATGGGCCTGATCGGCGCGGTCGGGGCGCTCGGCGGGGTCGGCATCAACCTGGCCTTCCGGGAGAGCTTCCTCACCAGCCGGTCGGGCACCCCCGCCTTCGTGTCCTTCCTCGCCTACTACGGAGTCTGTTTCGCCATCACCTGGGCCGTATACCTGCGGCGCCCCTCCCGCACCCCCGCGGGCGAGGAGCTGACCGCTCCGACCGGTGCGGCCGCCTACGCGGAGGTGTGAGCGCCCGAGGCGTACGTAACACCCGGGAAATCCCGGTGAACCGAAGCCGTCACCCCGCCTTGGGACGATGCCGGGACCCCGGCGGGGTGGCGGGGCGGAATACCAGTGGCAAGGTGGGAAGCGATGCAGGCGCAGCAGGCGAGCGGGAACGGCGGACCCCAAGCGGTGGCACCGCTGGCGGGCTTCACCGTCGGCGTGACGGCGGCCCGCCGCGCCGACGAGCTGGCCGCGCTGTTCGAGCGGCGCGGCGCGGCCGTCCTGCGCGCGCCGGTGCTGCGGATCGTGCCGCTGCCCGATGACGCGGAACTGCTCGCCACGACCAAGCAACTGCTCGACGACGCACCCGACATCGTGGTCGCCACCACCGCGATCGGCTTCCGCGGCTGGATCGAGGCGGCCGAGGGCTGGGGCCTCGGCGAGGCGCTGCTGCGGCGGCTCGGCGAGGTCGAACTCCTCGCCCGCGGCCCGAAGGTACGCGGCGCCGTCCGCGCGGCCGGGCTCACCGAGGCGTGGTCGCCCGCGTCCGAGTCCATGGCCGAGGTGCTCGAACGGCTCCTGGACGAAGGGGTCGAGGGGCGCCGCGTCGCCGTGCAGCTGCACGGGGAGCCGCTGCCCGGCTTCATCGAGTCGCTACGGGTCGCGGGCGCGCGCGTCGTGGCCGTACCCGTCTACCGCTGGATGCCGCCGGAGGACATCGGCCCGGTCGACCGGCTGCTCGACGCGGTCTTCGCCCGGTCCCTGGACGCGGTGAGCTTCACCAGCGCCCCCGCGGCCGCCTCGCTGCTCGACCGCGCCGGGCAGCGCGGGCGCCTCGACGAACTGCTCGCCGCCTTCCGGCGCGATGTCCTCGTCGCCTGCGTAGGGCCCGTGACGGCCCTGCCGCTCCAGGCCCACGACATCCCGACGCTCCAGCCGGAGCGCTTCCGGCTCGGGCCGCTCGTCCAGCTCCTCGCCCGCGAGCTGCCGGGGCGGGTACGCCCGCTCCCGGTGGCCGGCCACCAGGTCGAGATCCGCGGCCAGGCCGTCGTGGTCGACGGTGTGCTGCGGCCGGTGCCGCCTGCTGGGATGGCCCTCTTGCGGGCCCTGGCCCGGCGCCCCGGGTGGGTCGTCTCCCGGGCGGACCTCCTGCGGGTCCTTCCAGGGGCCGGGCGGGACGAGCACGCCGTCGAGACGGCGATGGCTCGCTTGCGGTCGGCTTTGGGGGCGCCCAAGCTTATTCAGACGGTGGTCAAGCGGGGGTATCGGCTCTCGCTCGATCCCCACGCCGACAAATACGCCCCCGGGCCGGCTTGATCCTCTGCGAGGGTGCGCTTACGTCCCACCTGCGGCCCGGTGGGGCCGGCCTCGCAGTTCCCCGAGCCCCTGGGGTGCTGCCCCTTGCGGTGCGTTGTTTTCCTGCGGCCGCGGTGTGGCTTGTCGCGCAGTTCCCCACGCCCCTGGGTGGGTGCCACTTGCGGTGGCGTTGCTTTTTTCCCGCCTTTTTGGCGGGGCGCGCAAGTCCCCGCGCCCCTCCCTGAAAAACGGTCATCCTCCGGCGCAGAGGCAAGCCCCCTGGCGGGAGCCAACGCCTGACGGCGGGGGACGCAGGCCGAAAGGGGCGCGGGGAACTGCGCGCTCAGCCACAGCGGTGGGAAAGGTGACCGGTCGCCGTAGGGGGCAGCGTCTCCGGGGGTGCGCGGGAAGTGGGGGGTGCTGTGCATGCAAGGCGCTAGCCCCCGACTGGGGGGTACCGGCACTCTGGGGGCGGCGAAGGGAGGGGGCGATGGGGGAGTTGAGGTTCGACGGGGGGCGGGTGTGCCTGGATCTCGTGGCGACGCGGGTGGCGCGGCCGGTCGGGGAGCGGCTCGACCGGGTCGAGCGGGTGGTCGAGTGGGTGTACGGCACCGGGCTGGTTCCGACGGGGACGCCCGTACGGGCGGACCAGGGGTGGGCGCGGGGCCTGACGGACCTGCGCGCGTTACTGGAGGACCTGGTGGGCGCCCAGCTCACCGGCACCCCGCCCCCGCCGGAGGCGGTGGCGCGGCTCAACGAGGTCGCGCGGGCCGCCGCCCCGCCCGCGCCGCGGGCCGTGCTGGGCGCGGACGGCGCCCTGACCAGGGCACTCGCGGCGCCGCCGGACGCGGCCGGCCTGCTCGCGGCGGTGGCGAGGGACGCGGTGGACCTCTTCACCGACCCCGTCGCGCGCTCCCAGCTGCGCCGCTGCGAGGGCGAGAACTGCGCCCTGGTCTATCTGGACACCTCCCGCGGAAGGCGCCGGCGCTGGTGCAGCAGCGAGGTCTGCGGCAACCGCGAGCGGGTCGCCAGGCACCGCAGGCGTACCGGTCCGGCACTGCGCAACGCCTGATCCCTCCGCCCCCCGAGCGAATTGCCCGGGTCGGTCTGATGCGCCGGGTGGGCAGAAGCGCGCAGGTCGCGTACGGTTGCAGGCTGCCCCTCGCACGGAACGGGTAACCGGCGGGGTGGCGCATGACGTACAGACGAAGGGGGTCCTGCGTGGCCGCGCAGACCGCAGTTCAGGACCGGCAGGGGGGCGGCGGAGTCAGGGAGCGGGAGATCGCCGTCGAGCAGCAGCACCTCGACCGGGTCTACCGCCGCCTTGAGGAGAAGATCCACGAGGCGGAGTTCCTGATGAGCGACGCCGCGAAGAAAGGCCATGTGGGGACGCCCGGCGCGCTCGCCGAGCGGGACGCGCAGGTCTTCCGGGCCGGCGTGCACCTGAACCGGCTGAACAACGAGTTCGAGGACTTCCTGTTCGGCCGGATCGACCTGCTGCGCGGCAAGGACGGAAAGAAGGGCGCGGACGGCGCCTTCACCTCCATCGACCCCGCCGACGACGCGATCCGCGACGACGCGACCGCCGACATCGCCGAGACCTTGCACATCGGCAGGATCGGCGTGCTCGACACCGACTACGCGCCGCTGGTCATCGACTGGCGGGCGCCGGCTGCCGCGCCCTTCTACCGGTCGACGCCGGTCGCGCCCGGCCGGGTCGTACGGCGCCGGGTGATCAGGTCCAAGGGGCGCCGGGTGCTCGGCGTCGAGGACGACCTGCTGCGCCCCGAGCTGACCACCGGCCTGCCCGTCGTCGGCGACGGCGCCCTGATGGCCGCGCTCGGCCAGGCCAGGACGCACAGCATGCGGGACATCGTCTCCAGCATCCAGGCCGAGCAGGACATGGTGATCAGGGCGCCCGCCGCGTCCGTCACCGAGGTGACCGGCGGCCCCGGCACCGGCAAGACCGCGGTGGCGCTGCACCGGGCGGCGTACCTGCTCTACCAGGACCGGCGCCGCTACTCCGGCGGCATCCTGTGCGTCAGCCCGACGCCGCTGCTGGTCGCGTACACCGAAGGCGTACTGCCCTCGCTCGGCGAGGAGGGGCAGGTCGCGATCCGCGCGGTCGGCTCGCTGGTCGACGGTGTGACCGCCGATCTGTACGACGAGCCCGCCACCGCCCGCGTCAAGGGCTCCCTGCGGATGCAGAAGGTGCTGCGCAACGCGGCACGGGGCTGCCTCGACCTGGCCCTGGAGGGCCCCGCGACACTGCGGGTGGTGGCCTTCGGGCGGCGCGTCGAGCTGTCCGCCGGCGAGCTGTCCGACCTGCGGCACACCGTGCTCGGCGGCACAGCCCCCGTCAACCTGCTGCGCCCGCGGGCCCGGCGGCTGCTGCTCGACGCGCTGTGGCGCAAGACGGGGCGCCGTTTCGACGACGCCGAACTCGCCGCCGAGGAGCGGCAGGGCTTCGACGAGGACATCTCGACCGAGCAGGACTTCATCGACTTCCTCGACGCCTGGTGGCCGGTCCTTGAGCCGCGCGGCGTGCTGGCCGCGCTCGCCGACGAGAAGCGGCTGGCCCGCTGGGCACGCCGGGTCCTGACGCCGCCCGAGGTGCGGCGGGTGGCGCGGTCGCTGCGCAGGGACGGCTCCAGCGCGCACGACGTGGCGCTGCTGGACGAGCTGGAGATGCTGCTGGGCCCGGCGCCGCGGCCCAAGCAGCGCGAGGCCGACCCGATGGACGAGCTGACCGGCCTGGACGAGGTCACCACCTACGCGGACCGGATGCCGGGCGGGCGGCGCGGCCGCGCTGAGCGCCTCGACGAGGAGCGGACGGAATACGCCCACGTCATCGTGGACGAGGCGCAGGACCTCACGCCCATGCAGTGGCGGATGGTCGGCCGCCGCGGCCGTACGGCGACCTGGACGATCGTCGGCGACCCGGCGCAGAGCTCGTGGTCCGACGTGGAGGAGGCCGCGCAGGCGCGGGACGAGGCCCTCGGCAGCCGGCCGCGGCGCCGCTTCACCCTCACGGTCAACTACCGCAACCCTGCGGAGATCGCCGAGGTCGCCTCGACGGTGCTCGCGCTCGCCATGCCGGGGATGGAGTCCCCGCGGGCGGTCCGCTCCACCGGCATCGTGCCGCGCTACGAGGTCGCGGGCGGCGATCTCGGCGCCGACGTCCGGAGTGCCGCCGCGCGGCTGCTCTCGGAGGTCGACGGGACCGTCGGGGTCGTCGTCGCCATGAACCGGCGGGCGCAGGCCCGCGGCTGGATCGAGGGCCTCGGGGAGCGCGTGGTCGCGCTGGGCAGCCTTGAGGCCAAGGGCCTCGAATACGACGCGACGGTGGTGGTGTCCCCGGCCGAGATCGCGGAGGAGTCCCCCGCGGGCCTTCGCGTCTTGTACGTCGCCCTCACCCGCGCGACCCAGCGCCTCACGGTGCTCGCGACGACCCCCGACGCGCCTGA includes:
- a CDS encoding uroporphyrinogen-III synthase, which codes for MQAQQASGNGGPQAVAPLAGFTVGVTAARRADELAALFERRGAAVLRAPVLRIVPLPDDAELLATTKQLLDDAPDIVVATTAIGFRGWIEAAEGWGLGEALLRRLGEVELLARGPKVRGAVRAAGLTEAWSPASESMAEVLERLLDEGVEGRRVAVQLHGEPLPGFIESLRVAGARVVAVPVYRWMPPEDIGPVDRLLDAVFARSLDAVSFTSAPAAASLLDRAGQRGRLDELLAAFRRDVLVACVGPVTALPLQAHDIPTLQPERFRLGPLVQLLARELPGRVRPLPVAGHQVEIRGQAVVVDGVLRPVPPAGMALLRALARRPGWVVSRADLLRVLPGAGRDEHAVETAMARLRSALGAPKLIQTVVKRGYRLSLDPHADKYAPGPA
- a CDS encoding CGNR zinc finger domain-containing protein, giving the protein MGELRFDGGRVCLDLVATRVARPVGERLDRVERVVEWVYGTGLVPTGTPVRADQGWARGLTDLRALLEDLVGAQLTGTPPPPEAVARLNEVARAAAPPAPRAVLGADGALTRALAAPPDAAGLLAAVARDAVDLFTDPVARSQLRRCEGENCALVYLDTSRGRRRRWCSSEVCGNRERVARHRRRTGPALRNA
- a CDS encoding UvrD-helicase domain-containing protein; the encoded protein is MTYRRRGSCVAAQTAVQDRQGGGGVREREIAVEQQHLDRVYRRLEEKIHEAEFLMSDAAKKGHVGTPGALAERDAQVFRAGVHLNRLNNEFEDFLFGRIDLLRGKDGKKGADGAFTSIDPADDAIRDDATADIAETLHIGRIGVLDTDYAPLVIDWRAPAAAPFYRSTPVAPGRVVRRRVIRSKGRRVLGVEDDLLRPELTTGLPVVGDGALMAALGQARTHSMRDIVSSIQAEQDMVIRAPAASVTEVTGGPGTGKTAVALHRAAYLLYQDRRRYSGGILCVSPTPLLVAYTEGVLPSLGEEGQVAIRAVGSLVDGVTADLYDEPATARVKGSLRMQKVLRNAARGCLDLALEGPATLRVVAFGRRVELSAGELSDLRHTVLGGTAPVNLLRPRARRLLLDALWRKTGRRFDDAELAAEERQGFDEDISTEQDFIDFLDAWWPVLEPRGVLAALADEKRLARWARRVLTPPEVRRVARSLRRDGSSAHDVALLDELEMLLGPAPRPKQREADPMDELTGLDEVTTYADRMPGGRRGRAERLDEERTEYAHVIVDEAQDLTPMQWRMVGRRGRTATWTIVGDPAQSSWSDVEEAAQARDEALGSRPRRRFTLTVNYRNPAEIAEVASTVLALAMPGMESPRAVRSTGIVPRYEVAGGDLGADVRSAAARLLSEVDGTVGVVVAMNRRAQARGWIEGLGERVVALGSLEAKGLEYDATVVVSPAEIAEESPAGLRVLYVALTRATQRLTVLATTPDAPDAAGVPDLLRPMS